TGGAAAGAGCAGTATTGTCAatacataattaaaaatcTGAATAACAACGACAAaccctttatatatatacatgagggttacatatatatgttccatttcttccttcctcctttcctttttccttccctttggtacgcagtgtacattttgggaTAAGGACGCCATAAATAGACTGAAAGAAATATCTGGAAAAATGATGACAGGGAGCGAAGACATTAGTTCACTGTGCGAAACCGCTGATGGGAATGGAACTGCATGGAGTGCTGCAGAAAAAGAGGCCTGCAAGCTTATTACTGCAGGTTTAAAGGGCATTTATGAACATCAAGTGAGTGAAACAGAGAAGAACATACCAAAAGCGAAAAATAATAGATTAACAGAACAAACCCTGTACTGTCTATTCTTGAATGCGTACGCAGATATGCTTATAAAGAAATCGGCAGGACTCATCTGTCCTatcacagaagaaaaaataaaagatatGTTTAGTAAAGGAAATACACAGATGGAAACTTGGTGTAAGGATAAGAAGACTAATCTGAATAATAATTGTGCTACTTGCACAAGGGAACCTAATCTAAGTTGCGCACTGAGCGTGAAGGAAGACCTGTttgataaagaaaaaagtacaaagtGCCTATCatacaataaaaatataaaagtgaAGTTGGATGACTTACTCGAAAAGAATAACGACATACAAAAAACGTTCACTACCATAAATAATGCAACTACTTTATGTGAACGCGTACACTGTGTAACAACGAAGTGGTTCCCCAGCAGGGAACGTCAAGAGAACAATCCAACGGATTGGGTAAGTTATAGCATTATGCACTACAGTTATGTGAACTTTAATGAGCACTgcaccttttctttattaacGAGCATGGTGACAACTAACCATATATGTCTCTActgaatatacatatatgttccttcctcttttagAATATGAATGGTGGATATTGGGGTGATTTTAAAAGGAGATTAGACGAACTGTCCAGTGCTATGACCAAAGGGAGCACAGCGGACGACCGTGATCTATGCAAAGGCATTGggcaaggaggaaagaaggataCACAgcatgaagaagaaaatagaaaagctTGTGAATATATTGTGAAAGggttaaaacatatatataaaattccaaaggggaaaccCCAGCTTCCGCAGAATGCTGTGGACAACCAAATATTCGAGCGAACTATGTTATGTGTCTTATTAAACGCATACGCAgataaaataagaacaacTTGTCCAGACGTGGAGGAAGCTGAAATACATAAAATGTTTGACAATGGTAATACAAAGAAGGATGGCTGGTGTGTGGATAATACGGGTGAAGACatgaaatgtgaaaaatgtgaaagggTACCTAACTTAAAAGATTGTAAAGTAGGCCAAAAGACTAAAGAAGAGGACGTAAAGACCAAAGTGGACGGAATGCTTGACAATgatgacaaaataaaaaaaactctaGAACAGATATGTCCGAAACCACCCACCCAAGCCGCTAATGACCAGAATACAGGAGTATCATCCTCCAGTGGTGGAAGCAGATCACCAGCAGCACCAAGAACACCAGAATCAGTTGGAAGGGCTGAATCACCAAATGAGTCAGTTGTAAAGAGTCCGAATGatacagaagaagaaaaagcaggGAAAGGTAAGTCCGAAAGTACAAAGTGTAATGGGAATGAAGTAGATGGTGGTATAAATGCTGCTGACGAATGTCTGAAATTTATTGATAATGATCTCCCAGTATCTAAGGACAATGTGGACGATAAGAACGAAGCCAATAGGGGGACCGGTCCACTTGGTCAGGCAGGTACTGAGCGGGCTCATATTGACATAAACACAATCACTACTTCTGTTACTGCAGATCCAGGTATAACTAAGGGTCCCCAAGCTCAAACTCCAAGCACAGGAACAGACACTCAAACACCATCAGGATCCCTAGGTCCCTCTCAAACTAAAGGAGGTAAGTACAATTAAAGAATGAACACTCCCCGTCTAAGTGTGCACGCGAAGGGTGtacacaaaagaaaagaaaaaaaagaagaaaagaaaagaaaaagaaagaagaagataaacTTAACcgtccttctttccttccttacatacTTCTTAGGTGAAGCAGGTGGTTCTGCTTCCATAAGTGCAACTCCTGGAGCTGcaggtaataataataaaaaaaaaggagtgaacaCTTCCTGTCCAAATGTGCGCTGCGTATAAGGATGCATCTAAAAATTatgacgtaaaaaaattcggacgtacaaaaaattagaaagtgaaaaaattagaaaagaaaaaataaaaaagtaaaataaggaagtgtatGCACCGGAaggtgcacataaaaaaaaaaaaaaaagaaggaagaaagataAGTTTAACCAcccctttttcttacttCTTTCTTAGGTTCTTCTGGACCTGGTAGTactggaacctggaaacctggttcctctggaccaggttctacgggaacttggaatccTGGTTCctctggttccggttctacaggaacctggaatccaggttcttctggtaccggttcAGGTGCAGCTGGTAATCAAAACACTGGTAGTCCCAGACCGGGACCACAGGAACCACCACCTGCCGGTAAACCTCaaggaccaccacaacaaggtGGTAATAAACCCCAAGGTCCACCCCCACCAGGGAAACCACAAGGGCCACCACAACAAGGTGGTAACAAACCCCAaggtccaccaccaccagggAAACCACAAGGGCCACCACAACAAGTGACATCATCAGTACTTCAACTAACACCAGCAGTTCATTCACGAAGAAGTCCAACAGCACCACCAAGAATTAGACCACATGGTAGAAGGAGCgtaagggaaggaggaattgACCCTTCTGATCTTActccataccttcctttggccCCTGTCTTCATTGGTATTTCAATTACGACCTACTTactctggaaggtaaaaaaaggaggaaaaaaaaaagatgaaaaaaaaaaataaaataaaaaaagtgaaaaaaaaaaaaaaaaaaaagtgtgtaggatttcgcacttagGTTGAAGGTagtagttattttttttaaaagaatatttcgacccttttaaaaaaacattttctatctttcctcttttctctATCGTTCAGTACTTTGGATTGCCTGGcaaaagaaaacgttacagaagagctcatcaagtacgtggtctaccttccttagaagaacaactccatcatgtggacgaccaggatggtccacgtgaatataccttagtaaaggaacgaaaacaacCGAGATCTGCACCCAAAGATGGAAGAACGAAGAGGCCAAAAAAACGTGGTGCTGATCGTCGTTGTGCTGGTcaccgcatgattattgatattcatttagaagtcttagacgaatgtcaaaaaggggacatgcattcgacgaaggaggactttcttgaaattttggttcaagaatttatgcgATGCGAATTCacgaaagaagaaaatgttccggAGGAACAAGTTTCTATGGTtcgtgttcctaaggaataggttccaagttcagattccgggtttagggttaatgtccctaaggaagatgcatctgaggaacaggttcaatgTTCATGTTTAACGTTTAgcgaggaagactttgttcccaaggaagaagtttctaaggaagatgttcttaaggaagatattcctaaggaaagtgttcctagggaagaggttccaagttcacgGTTTATgctgtagtaaatatttttctttttctttttttttttgtattaaattgtttacgttcatgtgtaattaacatcaaggcgggaaaaaaaaaattttcccttcattttgacttgtttggtaaatttttttattgacgatccaaaatatgttcattaattttttttgttacaacTTTCTacctttataatttttttttcctcttttctttaaatacacaagtattttttctaaaatgtCAGGACCTTTTTCCGCATCCGCGTTGggagtattctttccttatatgcttattcaaacacaaaaatgtagaaaagaaaaaaaaggaagaaaaaaaaaaatatccgtCTATCActctaaaattaaaaaaaaaaagaatggggcAAGTGTACACACgcaataaaaagggaagtacacaataaaaaaaggggggaacaacCAAGGGGAaagcacaacaacaacccaaATAAGGGGCTTACtaccaaaataaaaaggaggggctTGGCTTACActgattttttttgcgcgcaAAGTTGTCCATTTATAGCGCCCAACAGTACATCACATGTATCACAATGCatgcttctcctcctccgcaaaaaaaaaaagagagtgttcttacaaaaaaaaaaaaaaaaaaaaaggaactttggtacaattacacaaatttcttaccatgtcacacatgtgtgtgtatacgaAAGAACGAAGTTATGAGGACAAAAACGGgcacatttaaaaagaaaagaaaaaaaaaaaaaaatttcagttcatcataaaataaaaaaataaagtgacaaaaagaggacaaaaaaaaataaaggaaatgcGATTTCGTATAAAAGTTCAAGGAGAAAGCTCCTCAAGGGAGCTTGTcaaaggaatgtatatacTTAATACAATAGTGATCttcaaaaaagagggggagggggaactTTTCTAACTTCTGTTTTTAACTGTACCATTAGAGCCACCTGTAAAAATGGGCATTCATCCCCTTCTCTTCAGTTTTGCCTTCATTTGGCAATTACTTTATATCCATCGGATGTGATTTGGACAAGCATAACACTATTGAACActaatttttatttgattttaTCTGCACGCGACCTTTTTTACAGAGAAATtactatttctttttcttcttttatatatgaatactTTTTCGAGAAGGTTAgtacttccctttttctttttttttgcgccccGTGGGGAGTATCCTTCCTCAATGCATAATTActcatacatacaaatataagaaaaagaaagaaaaaataaaataagaaggaaaaaaaagaaagtgtcacttttttccttacactgTATAAACTGTTCGGTCATTTATTGCTCCtctaaaaagggggggacattcattcatttaatGTTACATTCTACATGTGGTACATTCCAATTTGTTTCATTGCGATGTTAAATACGTTGGTAACCTATATTGTTCCGGTGATGCGGCGTATTTTGCCCTCTTATGTGTTGTCTACCATATATAGTAGAATTAACTTCTTCCATAGAACCTATTGTGGAATCAGCTACTGTTGAAACTTCCTCCAAGTATTCGGTTGAGTCATCCCCTGAATGTTCTGTTGAAGGTTCTATTGAAGATTCCGTTGGAGCTCCTGCTGAATATTCTGCGTAAACTTCTGTGGAAGTTACTGCTGTTAAGACATTTTCTGTATAATATTCGGTATAATCTTCAGCTTGCATATTCAGGTTACGTGTAActgatcttcttcttcttttagagGATTTACCTCCCTTAGAGAATAATGGGGTATActgaggaaaggaaaaagaggaaatacAGGAGCATGTAATACATGTGTACAAGGGCATATGAGTAGCCATTCTATATTTacgtggaaaaaatatataaaggggggaaaatatgaGTATGTGTCCtataaattatatacacaaattttttgccGCTTAATAAGGGAaattgtaccttatataaaaagaaaacaatggCACCAATTCCTGCTATTGTGGGTAGGGTTGCAGATACGACTGGAATGGTAGGGATGCTGTTCGTCGCGCCCCACATGGAATCTGGTTCATCTTGACTTCGTGCCAGACCATGTGACTCTGTCCCCATGGTATTTGGACTTACTGCTCTTCCCGTAGCCACTGCACTTAGACCTAATTGTTCCAACAGTTGTGATGGTGGTGGGATAGGGTTGTTACCTCCGCTCCTATCACTGCTATTATATCTCCCAGCCAAtaatatagaatatataacAGAAGAGACTAGTGGCTCCATGTTCCCCCTATAGACAATGAACTCACTCTACACAAAGCATTCAGAATCCTATCCTTATAACCTGCAAGATCCCCATATGTTTTTAATGCACCTCATACCTGTACTTCTATCATTTCTGTGCGtttattattacaattatttccgcttcctcctccatatTCCAGTGTAGTGAACATCATTGTTGAATTTAACTTTTCCAAACATTTTCCCTAAGAACATGAGAAATAGTATGCATCATTCTATACAtccttaatttttcatttttaccttccgCCAGATATGATATTCTGCCCATGCTCTTATTTTCCTTACCTCATTACATGGATCCTGCTCCATGGGCTGGCGCTCATTTGTGACCATTTTCTATAATCCTTATTTATACTTTGCCCTATAATAGTTAattcatataatttttcctccGTCCATTTATGTATTTACCgctctttcctttattaaatactttttaaattagTCCTCGgttatataaatgtatattttaCGTATAAATAGAAATGTAGTAATTATTGAGTACatagggaaaggaagatggTACGTTGGGATGGAAGGATGGTAAGTTCAGGGAAGGAGATGGTGCTGTGGTATGCTCTATACGGCGAGCttgctatttatttttcctttgttcctCTTATTATTACACTTTGTGTGAGCTCCTACACTGTTATAAACAATTAACTTGATATAAATTCCATGTTCACTTCCATAGCACTGTATATAAGCGAAACCTCGAAATATGCCCCACCTTTGTGAACACATGCTATAGGAGTAATGTGCAACAGAGGCAAATAGTGTATATTTCATTCCGTATGGGCATAAGTAATTCTTACTCcattattttcccctccaagTGACCCCCCCTTACTTTATGCATAAGAGTGAACTTATAATATGAACCATTTATTAAAGCTACTTTAATAACATTGTAAAGAGAGACTACGAACGCCACATTTGTTAAGAAAACCTAAGAATAAATTAtacaaaggaaaattttaacttttgcaaaattacataagaaaaatattccactGAACCTTTTTATTCTATCTTACTGGATTTGAATTCTATTACGTTGCTTAATTCTCtcgtccttctttttttttttttccataggtgtgttcgtaaaaaaaaatatatgcggTACAGTTCAACAGTGTAAACAATTCGGATGCGCGAACAAAAACATggttcctttcctctttttttgacaaatttatattaagacatttttcttttttttgtgcaatttttctctgtgacaaatttatattagggcaattctttttttggacaatttcttggaaattttctttcttttgcaattttttctgtgtgacaaatttgtATTAgggcacttttttcttttttggacaatttttttttctttcgtgcaattttttgtgtgacaaatttattggggcattttttttttttttttgact
The Plasmodium coatneyi strain Hackeri chromosome 10, complete sequence DNA segment above includes these coding regions:
- a CDS encoding SICA antigen; the protein is MKKKNKIKKYFGLPGKRKRYRRAHQVRGLPSLEEQLHHVDDQDGPREYTLVKERKQPRSAPKDGRTKRPKKRGADRRCAGHRMIIDIHLEVLDECQKGDMHSTKEDFLEILVQEFMRCEFTKEENVPEEQVSMVPSSDSGFRVNVPKEDASEEQVQCSCLTFSEEDFVPKEEVSKEDVLKEDIPKESVPREEVPSSRFML